GTGGCTGTGGCAAGACAATGGTGGTGAGTGAGGTGTTCCGTGCTGCTGTATACCAACAAATACAGGAGCGTCAAGAAGTGCTTCATGCATGCCGCGATTTCCAAAACAGTGATGACCACTTGCAGCCCGATCCCTCGGGCAAGTCTCAGGTCGATCTGCTGGAGCCATTTTGGGTGGAAAATGGAGAGAAAGGAGATAAGATGTATGTGAAGGAGGAGGACGTCCTCCTCACTGCACCCACTGGCAGAGCAGCAAGGCTGCTGGCTAAGAGAACCAAGTTCATGGCCTACACCATGCATCAGGTACTTtgcaccaaacacacagcatCTATACCACATATAATTCACATAAAATCGTGCATTCATTTCATGTTCTGCAACACCATCTTTACTGTTATGAAAATTGCCATCCATTCGAGCATCACTGTGTATTTTTTGGTTCCGGTCCCAAACCCGGGTAAATCGTGAGGGTATCGCCAGGAAGGACATCTGGAGTAAAACTTTGTATGGACAAGACCCCTAATGGAAAAAGAAGCTAAAAAAGAATTCTTGAATATAGTAATGATAgtaatgattatttttatcaattGTTATGAttctcaaaattaaagtggaaaaacacacatgctgATCCAACTTTTATGTAATGTcgttaaaacaagtcaaaatgaggctcagtagggTCTGTgtcctccacgtgcctgtatgatctccctacaatgcctgggcatggtcctgatgaggtggcgaaTGGTCTCCTCacggatctcctcccagacctggactaaagcatccaccaactcctgtgGTGCAACAtagcattggtggatggagcaagacatgatgtcccagatgtgctcaattggattcaggtctggggaatgggcggGCCAGTTCATAGCATCAATGCCCTCGTCTTgtaggaactgctgacacactccagccaaatgaggtctagcattgtcttgcaatAGGAGggacccagggccaaccgcagcAGCTAGTGGTCTCACAAgaggtctgaggatctcatcttggtgcctaatggcagtcaggatACCACTGGTGAGCACATAtgcggccccccaaagaaatgcaaCCCCACATCATTACttacccactgccaaaccggtcatgctagaggatgttgcaggcagcagaatgttctccacggtgtcaatcttggtgttctctggcaaatgccaaacgtgctgcacagtgttgggcccACAGTGACGGGCCCTCGTACCACCCACATGAAGTCTGTTTGTGCAGACTAccagggatggtagtagcctagtgggtaacacacttgcctatgaaccagaagactacagagtcacaggttcaaaccccacttaataccattgtgtccctgagcaagacacttaaccctaagttgctccaggggggaatgtccctgtaaatactgattgtaagttgctctggataagggcgtctgataaatgccataaatgtaaatgtaaatgcagatacatgcacatttgtgaccTGCATGAGGTAATTTTTCAGGGCTCAGGCAGTGCTCCTCCATATcctggacagtttgatttcacagaagtatGAATGACTTGGAGTTGTATTGTGTGTTTAAGTGgtccctttaatttttttagcagtgtattTTGCGTTTTCTGCTGTAGGTCCTCTTCAGTTTCATGAACATTAAGAAGGAAAGCGCTGATGCGTTGGAGCGCTGGAAGTTTCGTAAAGTGCGGGTGCTGGTGGTGGATGAGGGCagtctggtgtgtgtgcagattcTCCACTCACTCCTCTCCATTCTCACAGAGTATGCACAGCTGCGCAAGTTCATCCTACTGGGTGAGATGCCATCTAAATGTATCACATTTGGTGTGGCTTTTGATGTGTGGGATGTTGGTTTGCTTTGAGACACTGATTTAGGTTTCATTTTTAGCTTCCCGGTGGCTACAAGTTCTGGCTATCCATTCAATGCAGAGGCATGAAGGCGCTACAAAAATACTTCATCCTTACATGAGGATGTTTGTTTCAGCCCCTAAACAAATATGTCATAAGTCAGAATTAGACATTATTAGTCAGTAACACACTTCTGTTAGAGTCTTTGGAGACACTGTTCTGTGGCCTCAAAATCATCTCTGATGGTTAGTATGAAAACGGCACAAGGCTTATTTTGCACATTCTTATCTCCAATTCAGAATCTCTCACATTATTGTACAGAGAAGTATGTGATGCTGCATAAAAGTGTAAACAATCTGATGTAGAAGTATAATTCCTGTttaatttgcacatttgcacGTGTTTGAGAGAATGTTGTTTGGATTATATAACAGTTAGGTATTATCTGTGTGTTTAGGTGATGTGAGGCAGCTGCCCAGTATAGAACCAGGCAACACGCTGGATGACCTGTTCCGGAGCCTGCGGCAAGTACGCTGGGCTATAGAGATGAGAACCAACCACCGTGCAGAGTCTGAACGTATTGTGAAGAATGCTGGACTGTATGTATTTCACCATTCTTAGAATTTTTGTCagtgaatatttaatgtgtataaatgtcatgttttagAACAGGGTTGTCCAAACTTTTTCGAATGAGGGCCACATATAGATAAATATATGAATGGCTGGGCCACCCACTTAAGGTGAGGGATATTGTCGCACATTTTTATAGTGTTGTCCATAGGCGTAATTTGTGGAGGGTTAGGGGGGTCATGACCCTGCAAAAGTTAGATCCAGCCAATATACCTCCCATACCACCAAATAAATAGTCATTATCatgcattaataacatgttggttttcttttttctattaCTTTCATTTTGCAGCAAAATAACAGCATGTTTAATCCTCTTATTCACCCCCATGCTGAatgtagggccctatgatttccgaAATGCGAAGGCTGGGCTCATTGGAACACAGATGTACTCAGAAAATTCTAAATTCGACTCTTAGTGCTTTGTTTAATTGATactttttatgttgaggtcaaatgtgaagcacttttattttacaaatataagaatgtgtaatattgtgaaatagttctttgcattaAATGCAcctattatttacatgtaaatgatttacaAGAGCAAagagcactttgttgaacagtgattaaatgtgatttttcatATTACaggttcttttttccccatccacTCCATATTCATgtagtttttaggtgaataaatattcatataaatgaaaacatggaattaaaatggaaaaaattaatttagcGAGGAGAATCTTTGCTAGCACTCACTTgctattttgtgtttctttgctTTGTCATTTTTGCTCACTTTTAGCTCAGAGAAACAGATTCACCTTGTGTTAAAATTAAGAAGTACAATATGGTTCAACACATTTTATGTGTGGGCCAAATTTTATGATATTTTCAGAATTAGCTGCGGGCCAATGAAAAATGTATCAGATTGGACACTCCTGCCATACAGATTTGAAGGAGAACCTATAGAAGATCCAAATATTCAAAAAAATATTACTATGGATTACAGAATCTCAGAGATGGGCCAGATGCGCCGGTTCAGTGATCTGGACTTCGATGCTGTTGTGGACTTCAGTAGATCCAGCCAAATGCCAGAGGAGAGCAAGAGCTTCATCTTTGTACGGCTTAAAGACAATTCAAGCATTGGTATTGTTATTTTATAGtgcaatttttgttttatttgtgtttgtaatgttcatgatttatatttgtttataaTGCAATTGTATTGAGTAGATAAATATAACCAGGTTGGCTATTGTCAGATCTTCAGCAGACCATTCTAGAGTTGCTGAAAGCTGCTCCTGGACTGAAGGATGATAAATGCTCTCAGTTTGTGGCTTTCAGAAGGTAAATAATTTTGTTTgaattttgtttcactatgaaACTAATCGCAATTGCGATGTCAGATCGTGCGATTAGATAAAATGATGCGATTTATATTGTGAATACATGCATTGAAgtgacaatattttatttgacattCTCTTGAAGTTTTCCAAATGACTATACTGAGACTGGCTGCTCTGTCTCACTTCAGTTTACttaatttcaataattttaGCGGGGTCGGGTTGATCTTGTTTGGTAAATGAGCGTTTCGCAAACCCAGAACTTCTGGTCTGTAGTACCTATCTTTTCTGTGTGATACACTGcgtgatttttattttagtgaTTGGTGATCGCGataattaaaattaatcacCTGACTATGGTTGCTGAgaattacaaatcaaatgaacattttattaaaagagTAAGTAAAACAAATTTATAAACATGCTAAAactaacctttttttttttaaccaataaTTTACCATGCAAGCAAGTTTGACTCGATtcaggccaagatttacagctctaccaCAAATTGGTGATACACTGGTCATGATAGGAAGGTGTCAGAACaccaatatttattttaatatttgaataatatttgaattttaatttattttcttactCAGGAGGCACTGTGAACTGATCAACCATCTTTGCTGCAAGCATTACTCGGGTCACCTCACCAGGTCTGTGCCTTGCCTATTTATGCTCTATTCCAGGGGTGTCCAAATTGCTGCCTGtgatccatttttatttagcCCGCTGCtaattctaaaaatataatgaaatatggtCCACACTCAAAACATTTTCAATCGTATTGTACATCTTAGTTACAACACAAGGTGAAGTTATTGCCCTGATCAAAACAGATGGGTTTACTAATACCAAGTATTCGGTAGGGGGGGTGAGTAACATTACCAGATTATTAAACAGGCTATTGTTTTGGCAGTGAATTGCATGAGGAAATGATTAAAGAAAATCAACtagttattaatgtaaaatcattcaaatatttatttatctgaatAATGTGATTATATGGGGCGTACATttccaaaacaaaataaatttttttccagCTATATATACTAGGGAttcataattaataattcaGTGATCTCACTTGGATAAATATttccaaaatgtatattttgatCCCATTCCCTACAGCGTACCGATCTCAGTCATGAATGAGGTAGACCTAAACAGTATGTGGTTCATTTGAGCAAATGAAAGCCAGTAATAcctttttagttatttattgtACAGATTTAAAGTTAACTAATTTTAGGGGTCTAAAATAAGGAAAATATTGTTGTTTAGTAACATGTTCCTGTtgtatttgtttcattgttgaAGTCCTGTGTGGAAAATATTGAAAGCATTATGATCTAATGCAATCCATACAGAATGAGAATTTATGGACAGGACAGATTACAATCCCCACTGTTGCTATTGTGCAGTAACAttcctttttattaatttctaaaaaaaaatttatggttATTCCACAGTGACCACAAAAAAAGGCTGCTATTTTGCGTGCAAGACAAAGTCTGCTGCACCAGGAACGGCTATTTAAGTGAGAGGCCGGTTTTCCAGACTACTCCACTGGATAAAGGCCAGTCTATACTGTCTGAACTGAAGGAGCAGAACCATGACAATGCAGCAAAGAGAGATGAGAACCCAGCAAAGGACCCTAAAGAACGCCTGTGCAACGGGGAAATCTTTTTCATCAAGGAGGTTTGCTATTTTTTCATTTACCAACGGAAACGTATAGCAGGCATCTCTTTTGTGCTTTGATTGGGTATTAACCAAGCTGATTGTTCGTGTTCTATGCATCTGTGAGTGCAGGATAAGACTGAGGTGGATGAGCGAGGAAAAAAGAGGCGCTACCTAACACTAGATGACCAAGATGGCAGGGAGTTATGTTTGgactacagagaactgcagagggagtgCAGACTGAGACACGCCTGGGCCAGAACCATTCATACATATCAGGTGAGTaaattaacacacatttaaagagaCATGTAAATCCACACAATCATCATgtaacatgcatgcatgcatgcacacacacacaaagactatAAAGCTTCCAATAAattgctgtcttttttttctatctgaATTACAGTCTTCAGGCTGCATGTTTTTTATGATCAGTTTCACAAGTGATCCACCCTGTAATACACTATAAGAAATTAAgcatgtgtttattaaaataccATTGatcagacccgtaattggaaggttccAGGCAGAggtgaaaaaattaataaagtaaaagtacctttacatttacggcatttatcagacgcccttatccagagcgacttacaatcagtagttacagggacagcccctctggagcaacttagggttaagtgacttgctcagggacacaatggtagcaagtgggatttgaacatttacattacatttacagcatttatcaggcgcccttatccagagcgacttacaatcagtagttacagggacagtctccctggagcaacttagggttaagtgtcttgctcagggacacaatggtagtaagtgggattcgaacccgggtcttctggttcataggtgagtgtgttacccactaggctactaccaccaaccaACCAcatttactttgcttaaattctactcgaGTAAAAGTATCCATCTAAAACTGTActtgaataaaagtaaaaaattacatgattgtcattgttcagaccaccccataaaccatttttatgcacaattggccacaaaagtaccaaattctgaattgtacaTAACTATAAAAACAAAGTTTCCTAAACTGTAAATTTTCAACAATTACGTATTACCAAATTGTGCCTTTTAtatttctatagcaaacataaaatatatcaaTTGAcattactgacaaatgagcacactgactgctaatatcagaaatgaaataaagcgccatgccccacagaatactacagtataCTACAATGTAATGTGTAGAATACACATGAAAAAGgcatgtacagtgcatccggaaagtgatcacagcacatcacagcaCTAACGCATATAACCTGATGAAGCTTGAAAGGttttgcaaagaggaatgggctaaactggccaaggataggtgtgccatgcttgtggcatcatattcaaaaagacttgaggctgtaattgctgccaaaggtgcatcaacaaagtattgagtaAAGGCTGTACAGGTGATTTCTCATTtttcaaaacctcaagtaaactttttttcccacattgtcattgggtgttgtgtgcagaatACTGAGGAAACAAAgcatttaatctattttggaaaAAAGCGGTACCATAACAATATATGCAAAaactgatgcactgtgaatacctTTTGGATGTACTTTATAGGCTATTCTACTTACTATCTCAGGCTgaaggctgtaaaagtttaggctacagacactcagaaCATCACTGATTTCATCTAAAGGAGCCActagatggtagtagcctagtggataaaacactcgcctatgaaccagaagacccaggttcaaatcccacttactaccattgtgtccctgagcaagacacttaaccctaagttgctccatggggactgtccctgtaactactgattgtaagtcgctctggataagggcgtctgataaatgctgtaaatgtaaatgtaaggcagAATAATGTGAATAATACCAGAATACCTTTTGGTTGTTGTgtcattggttgttgtgttgcattttgcccagatacaatactgctattttctgattggttattgtataggccttttcttttttttttgattggctggtaattggACAAGGAATTGGCTCTAGGACAATGTGGAGATGGCTTGTTTCATAGCAAGGTGCTACTGTTCATGGTTTGAGAAATATGTCTCAATGTACAACCGCAGGCTGCCCCCTactcactaagggcgatgggttaaatgcagaggacacatttcgttatgtcaccttgtgctgtgctgcagtgtttcacaattacaaacacttcacttttacgTCACTTTAATTTGGTGCCAAGTCAAGGAATTTTGTTAATACAATATAGTGCAGTAGCCAAAATCTGATGTATATTTACACTTCCAGTGATTGTGTTTGAGGCTCCAAACCTCTCCTCTCCCACAACATTCTAGAATGCAAAATATTTACATCCCAGGCAAAAATTTTAAGATATTTGAGTTATTTGGCTCAAAGTGATAAAACATGAATGTAGAGGATGTGAGAGATGGAGGTgatgttttggtttgttccattCAACACACCAAGCTGCCTATTTTCAacaaaaatgatgtaaatgccATTTTCAATTCTATAAACACTTAAAATGTCATGGAAATTCATTTTTTGTCAGGGAAATTTATggaaaagtcagggaattttaaGTCTGACTTAAGAGTGGGAAGCCTGAATTCCCACCGCCTTTATTTCGACATTTATTTGCTCAAATATGTCACACCCTACTGTGTGTCTTTTGCATAATTTGGGCCGAGGTCAACAAGTACATTTTTGCCTATGCAACTCTCAAATTAAACTTAATGAAGTTTATGGAAAATTAAGCTTAAGTCTATTACATTTCACTTAAATACCAGCTCTTCCTATTTGAAcagaatattttgtgtgtgtgtgtgtgtgtgtgtgtgtgaggcagggCTCTGAGGCTGAGACCATTGTGTACGTCCTTGGTGATGGCACTGCTCAGGACTGGAGACACGTTTACACTGCAGTGACTCGGGGACAAAAGCGGGTGTATGTCATTGCCACTGACACAGCCATGAAGAGAGCAATCACATGGTCTGTGAAGAAGCGACAGACAAAGCTGGCTGGCCTGGTAAAAAAATGTGTCTCCTCTAATGGAGATTTGCTGATCCAGCCCAGCAGCAGTCAGCATTTGCACACTCCCTCCAGACCAGTTCACGGTGTCAGCGTGCATCAGTCCCCTTGTCAGTCTACCACAAAATCCCAGAGTCATGTCCGAGCCTTATGGAGAGACCAGCACCAGGAAAGCAGCTCCACTAAGCTATCTCTGCAGGACGATATTGCTTTCAGTCAAACATATGGCTGGTCACCTATGGAGGAATCTCATGAGGACACTGGAGAGCATTGTGGTATAGCACAGGATCACAATGTGTGGGAGGAGCCAGTTTTCACCCAAACAGGAAGTCCAGTGAGCAAACGTCATGACATTTCAGATGTAT
The Denticeps clupeoides chromosome 15, fDenClu1.1, whole genome shotgun sequence DNA segment above includes these coding regions:
- the helb gene encoding DNA helicase B isoform X4, which produces MLAASLRSDAVLTGYILPTKEHLPKSKDSDDEDEEEEEEEQPEFLDIGEMESMSSGGHVFQSARAPYRAVLFQDLTSGSECCVEGRFVLTDPWWEVTCKVKRLRSGTFVLQGSPAYKLRDNLGSDGRSLVSLFLARCTVPPPFVQQLMDWLPEEREISPCSLPDILEEFGLLKEHKAVATQIKCCVFESSAGVSVQAAVRYPLVMKYLPTLLPRQFTQLLGKGKWQKLQKGLCVTVQGCKPTETSTQPFSLWASPAPSAASTSLTEQEDCGLLASLEEVIRSDAWMLGFNCILYRRLKLIRCEAKVEALRDCGLFNKFSTLHCSALLVYDSLKQKCHRTGGTYVELAVLVQGLEKQLDELSVREAIKFLQEQRVVLREQEKLALWNFHHYETGIADCLQTLVQQDAWHIQLDVSKVLRDAQIKRLIARTSREGSLTYVGQVNDTSGACRHNTVSPVETGMPSRNAQGHIEEPDTSSTIQEFTQSNVVSNPENQPEGVELDPDQERQEVLHACRDFQNSDDHLQPDPSGKSQVDLLEPFWVENGEKGDKMYVKEEDVLLTAPTGRAARLLAKRTKFMAYTMHQVLFSFMNIKKESADALERWKFRKVRVLVVDEGSLVCVQILHSLLSILTEYAQLRKFILLGDVRQLPSIEPGNTLDDLFRSLRQVRWAIEMRTNHRAESERIVKNAGLISEMGQMRRFSDLDFDAVVDFSRSSQMPEESKSFIFVRLKDNSSIGWLLSDLQQTILELLKAAPGLKDDKCSQFVAFRRRHCELINHLCCKHYSGHLTSDHKKRLLFCVQDKVCCTRNGYLSERPVFQTTPLDKGQSILSELKEQNHDNAAKRDENPAKDPKERLCNGEIFFIKEDKTEVDERGKKRRYLTLDDQDGRELCLDYRELQRECRLRHAWARTIHTYQGSEAETIVYVLGDGTAQDWRHVYTAVTRGQKRVYVIATDTAMKRAITWSVKKRQTKLAGLVKKCVSSNGDLLIQPSSSQHLHTPSRPVHGVSVHQSPCQSTTKSQSHVRALWRDQHQESSSTKLSLQDDIAFSQTYGWSPMEESHEDTGEHCGIAQDHNVWEEPVFTQTGSPVSKRHDISDVFGTPRKQRRVSVVESPLGCSCLRKLNLNTPEPSPSPKALTVPNPHLQG